GATTGGCCTTTACACAGGGAAAGGCAGAAGCCATTTTTCAAAATGCCTTGACCGGGGAAGGAATCCTCATTTCCGAAGTCCTGGCCAATCAACTCTCCTTAAAGCGCGGGGACCGTTTGGACCTGGTAACTGCCCAAGGACCCCGTCTTTTTCAAGTGGCCGGCATATTCTATGATTATCGAACCGAAGGCGGGGCTATCTGGATGGACCGGGCCGTATTCCTTAAATATTGGAAAGACCCCCGGATCAACGGTCTTCGACTCTATCTGAAGGACCCTGCCCGGCTTCATCAGGTACGGGAAGACCTTTATAAAAAATTTGCCGGGCAGGTTTCCCTGGTGATTATTTCCAATAAGGAATTGAGGGATCAAATCCTGAATATCTTTGACCAGACCTTTCAGGTGACCTATATCCTGGAGGCTATTGCCATACTGGTGGCCTTTTTAGGGCTCCTCCATTCCAGTTCCATTTCCGTACTCTTTAGGGAGAAGGAACTGGGGATCCTCAAGGCCCTGGGGGCCTTGCCGGGACAGATTCGGCGGATGATCCTGACCGAAACCGCCCTGATGGGGATCTTCAGTTTCATCTGGGGAGGGCTGGCCGGGACCTTGCTTTCACTGATCCTGATCCTGGTCATTAATAAGCAATCCTTCGGCTGGACCATCCCTTTTCACTGGTCCTTTTGGATTTATCTGCAGACCCTGGGCATCATCGTCCTGGGGTCGATAGTTGCCGGCTGGATCCCGGCGATCATGGCGGTTCGAAGGAGTACGCAGGAGATGATCAGGGAAGAATAAATGCCGAGTGCGGATTTCGGAGTGCGGATTTCGGAATGGGGGATGGGAAAGGGGAGGGGCGAGTGACGGGTAAAAGACTGGGATTTGTGACGGGTGACGGGAAAAATCGAATAGGGGGACAAGGAGTGGCGGGTGATGAGAATAATAGAAACAAGGGGCGAGTGGACATAGGGAATGAGGATAGAAAATGAATAAAATTGAAAGTTTTCTCAAGACCCTTTTCTCCCTTCTTTTCACCCGTCACCCGTCACCCGTCACTCGTCACACTATTTTACCCGTCACCCTTTCTATCCTCCTTCTCCTTCTAATCGGCATCAACCCGGCCTATTCTGAAAAGCCGCCCGAATTCCAGGTCGCCCTGCCGGGTTGGAAGTTTAAGTTTCCCAGGGACCATGGGGTTCACCGGCCATTCAAAACCGAATGGTGGTATTATAACGGGCACCTCAAAGATCCTGAAGGGAACGGTTATGGTTATCAGGTGACTTTTTTCCGGGTGGGATTGGTTCCCGGCAGGCCTCCCCAAAAGGGTTCCCGCTGGCGGTTGGGTGAGGTCTACCTGGCCCACCTGGCCGTTACCGATATCAGGAATAAAACCTTTCTTTATCAGGAAAAGGCCGGCCGGGGAAATTTGGGATTGGCCGGAGCAGATGAAACTAAATACCGGGTCTGGCTGGAGACCTGGAAAGTAGAGGAAGAAGGCCAACAACAGCGATTAATCGCAGGGGATGGGGACCTTTTTCTGGATCTGAAAGTCAGACCGACCCGGTCGGCGGTTATTCATGGAGTCCACGGGGTCAGTCAAAAAGGGGCCGGCCCTGGACAGGCCTCCCATTACTATTCCCTGACCCGCCTGGAAACCAAAGGATTTATAAAATTGAAGGGAAAGGATATCCCGGTGACCGGGATAAGCTGGATGGACCATGAGTTCGGGAGCAATCAATTAGCCGAAACGCAGGTCGGCTGGGACTGGTTTTCCGTGCAATTAGACAATGGGATGGATCTTATGATCTATCAGCTCCGACAGGCCGATGGCCGGGCCGATCCCCACTCCAGCGGAACCCTGGTCCGGCCCGATTCCCGAACGATTCATCTTCCCTGGTCTGAAATCCAACTCCGGCCCCTGAATTTTTGGAAAAGTGCCCGAAGTGGGGCCACCTACCCGGCCTCCTGGGAAATCGATCTGTCTGGTTATGATTTGAAGTTGTCCATTGTTCCCCTGGTGGCCGATCAGGAATTGATGACCCCCAGGAGTACCCGGGTCACCTATTGGGAAGGGGCCGTCAAGGTGAAAGGCACCCATAAAGGCCGGTCCGTTGAAGGGAAGGGCTATCTGGAAATGACCGGCTATGATCAGCGTTTCAGGCCGAAGATTTAAAAGAGTGGTAAATCCATTCTGATGGATTCGTAAAAAGTCTCCGAAACCTGCATTACGTCATTCCGGCGAAAGCCGGAATCCAGTGTTTTTAATTGGTTTGTCATGACATGGATTCCCGCCTGCGCCCTCCCCTCCGGCCTGGAAGCGGGGGTGTAGTACCCTAAGGGACGGAATTGGGAATGACGAGTTTTTACAAGTCGATCATAGTTATTTTCTTTGAAGCCGGTCGGCATATTTGAATAACAGCCCCAGGGCCTTGATACATCGTTCCGGTTCGCCGAAAACCGGGAAGCCGAGCTCCTCAATTCGATTCTTCAGATCAAGCACCTTGGCCGAGTCGGGACCGTAAATCCAGGTTACCACCGGCTTCCGGGCCGAAGCCTTCAAGACTTCATAGGCCTCGAGATAGGCCTTTTTGTTGTGGCCGCCCGCGTCGGCCCAAAGGACGTTGAACAGAGAATCCACATTTTCGTCTTTAAGGACCGCTTGCAGAATCCCCGAATACACGGTGGAGAAGTCTTTTACCGAGGGTATCATGGGGCCGATATCGACCGGCATACTCCCCAATCCGGGGAACAGGTCTTCGAACAGCCCGGCCGTCTCGGGGGACAAACCCGCCATGATCAAACCGTATTTAGCCCCTTCATCCGCGGCCTGCACCCCTATGGCTCCGGTATAGCTGACCAGACCGAAACGGTTTCCCCTCGGAAGGGGCTGGGAGGCAAAGATCTTGGGGAGTTCAAAAAGTTCATTAAAGGCCTGGAGCCGCAGGATCCCTGACTGCCGGCAGGCGGCCTCGAAGATCTTATCGTCAATGGCCAGAGAGCCGGTGTGGGATGCGGAGGCCCGGGCTCCTTCCCTGGTGGCCCCCACTTTGAGAGCCAAAATAGGTTTTTGCGCGGCAACCCGCTCACAAATTTTAAGAAACCGCTTCCCGTCCCGAATGGTCTCAAGATACATACTGATGACCTCGGTGGTCGGATCATTTTCCAGATATTCCAGAAGGTCGCATTCGTCCAGATCGCACTTGTTTCCGAAATCGCAGAGTTTGCTGATGCCGAATCTGAGATCCGGGTAGGGGTAGGCCTGGGGGTTGATCATCCCGGTCTGAGAGATGATGGTCACTCCCCCTTTTTTGAATCCGTAGTAACCGGCATCGTAGGGAGAAGGATTGAAGCCGTTGTGGTTGTTGACGATACCGGCCGTGTTGGGGCCGATAATCCGTACCCCCCATTCCCTGGCAATCCCCGCCACCTCCTCCTGCAGCCTGGCCCCTTCCCGGTCTCTTTCGGCGAATCCGTCCGCCACCAGGACAATGGCCCGGATACCGCTTTCAGCACATTCCCGGATGACCCCTGGAACATGCCGGGCATTGATCATAATCAGGGCCAGGTCGACCTTTGAAGGGATCTCCCGAATCGAAGGAGAAACCTTTATACCCAGCACCTCTTTATACGCCGGATTGACCGGATAAATCCGGCCGCCGTAACCGGCCTTCAAAAGGGATTTGATAACCACATATCCGCCGAAGGCCCCTGCTCTGAAAGACCCGATGATCGCCACACTCTTCGGTTCGAAAAAAATGGCGAAATCAGGGGGTGGGTTCGATCCGCTTGCTGCCATAAAAACGCTTCCTTCCAGAATCAGGATTTAAATTTTTCATTGTACTGTTTCCGGGAGGTTTCGTCAAAAGGAAAATCCCCCTTATCCTTCTCCGCTGCCGGAAGTCTTGCCCCATTTTACCCGACAATTTTCTCCTTTCTAAGACCGGCGATTGCATCGCTGCTGAATCCCAGGCTGCTCAGGATCTCATCGGTATGCTCTCCGAAACGAGGGGCCGGGCGCCGCCAGGAGGCCGGTGTTTCGCTGAAATCCCAGGGGAATCCCGGCATTTTCAAAGGCCCCCATTCGGGATGCTCCACTTCGATAAAATAATTATTGGCCCTGGCCTGCAGATCCTGGGTGACTTCCAGAGGGGTCTGGACCGGGGTGAAGATACAGCCTTCCTCCTTGAGGCGCTGCATCCATTCCTCCCGGGTCCTGGTTTCAAAACGTTGATCCAATAGGGCCACCAGTTCTTTGGCATGCCGTCCCCGGGCCTCAATGCCTTTGAATCGCAGGTCTTCCTGCAATGCCTCCAGGTCCAGGGCCTTACAGATTTTTGGCCAATACCGATCCGGGTCCAGGTGGGCAATAGCCAGCCATTTATCATCCCGGCAGCGATAATGGTTGTAAAGGGGATTGCCGGCCTGGGCCCTGACCTGACGGGGAAATTCCTGACCCATGATAGCCGGGGCCGCCAGGATAAAGGCCAGGGTCCCGATAAGACCGCCCATCAGGGAGGTGTCCACCACCTGGCCCAAACCGGTCTTTTCCCGGGCATAAAGGGCGGCAGTCACCCCCCAGGCGCACATTAAACCGCCTATTTCATCTCCGATTCCCGGAAGAATTTGGGTCGGAGGCGCACCCTTTTCCCCGCAGGCCATCATTAAACCGCATCGGGCAATTCCGGTGTAATCAAAAGACAGGTCTTCGGCCTCAGGTCCCTTCCGGCCCCAGCCCGAGGCATGGGCGTAAATCAACCTTGGATTCCTGGCCAACAGCACCTCCGGGCCGATTCCCATCTTGGCCGGGGCACCGATACTCATGTTGTTAAGAAAAACGTCGGCCCGGTCGATCAATTGGAGTAATATCTCCATTCCCTTTCCGGTCTTGAGATCGACCGCGATAGCGCGCTTATTACGGTTCCCGTGCTCAAAATAATAGTTGTGCCCTTTAAGACCGGCCATGGCACCAATGATTTTCATAAAACCCCGGCCCGGATCCCCTGTCAGGGGTTCCACTTTAATGACATCCGCCCCCAGGTCCCCCAACCGCATGCCAGCCACCGGCCCTTGTTGAAACAGGCTGATTTCTACTACCTTGATCCCATCCAAAGCTCCCTTTTTCATGTGCCATCCTCCTTTTTTTTAAGTCATCAGAAATAAAAAAAGGGCCATGAGTTATTACCCATGGCCCAAAAATAATACACTGAGGCCCGTGGGCATCCCCTTCCGGGTCTGCCCATGTCCTCTCTCTATCTTATTTTATGGTTGAAAGGAGAAGAGGGCAGACCCGTTCCTAAAGCTAAAAAAGCAAAAGCCTTGGAAACGGAAGTGCCCTCTGTCTTTCATCCCGAACAATTCTTTCTTTACTTTTTAATATATTATATTACTAAAGCGGATTCAGCAACTGGTGTCAACTAATTTTTATGGATTATTCAAAATTTCAAACCCGGAATCCAAATTCCAAAATTCTAAATTCCCCCTTGACAATCCCCCCGTCTCCTCCTAAAATTATTCCAAACAGGCAACTAACGACTTTTTGGGTTATTCTATGAAAAAAATCATCTTAGCTTCAATGGCTTTTTTTCTGCTTTTGCCTTACCTCGTTCAGGCCAGGGATGTCCCCTTTACCCAAGAGGACCGCGACCGGATCATCCGACTGGAAGAGGGACAAAAATCCTTACAGAAACAGATCGATGAATTGCGCTCTTCTCTCCAAAGACAGATTGTTGATTCACACACCTCTCTCCAAAGGCAGATTGATGATATCAAAACCTTTCTGCTCTGGGGCTTCGGAATCCTGTTCAGTCTCATGTCTGTTCTCATCGGCTTTGTCCTCTGGG
This is a stretch of genomic DNA from Deltaproteobacteria bacterium. It encodes these proteins:
- a CDS encoding FtsX-like permease family protein; the encoded protein is EFFKELSDIYYYRGLTTELKGLPIRLWAGNLAVIQRHGGLAFTQGKAEAIFQNALTGEGILISEVLANQLSLKRGDRLDLVTAQGPRLFQVAGIFYDYRTEGGAIWMDRAVFLKYWKDPRINGLRLYLKDPARLHQVREDLYKKFAGQVSLVIISNKELRDQILNIFDQTFQVTYILEAIAILVAFLGLLHSSSISVLFREKELGILKALGALPGQIRRMILTETALMGIFSFIWGGLAGTLLSLILILVINKQSFGWTIPFHWSFWIYLQTLGIIVLGSIVAGWIPAIMAVRRSTQEMIREE
- a CDS encoding carotenoid 1,2-hydratase, encoding MNKIESFLKTLFSLLFTRHPSPVTRHTILPVTLSILLLLLIGINPAYSEKPPEFQVALPGWKFKFPRDHGVHRPFKTEWWYYNGHLKDPEGNGYGYQVTFFRVGLVPGRPPQKGSRWRLGEVYLAHLAVTDIRNKTFLYQEKAGRGNLGLAGADETKYRVWLETWKVEEEGQQQRLIAGDGDLFLDLKVRPTRSAVIHGVHGVSQKGAGPGQASHYYSLTRLETKGFIKLKGKDIPVTGISWMDHEFGSNQLAETQVGWDWFSVQLDNGMDLMIYQLRQADGRADPHSSGTLVRPDSRTIHLPWSEIQLRPLNFWKSARSGATYPASWEIDLSGYDLKLSIVPLVADQELMTPRSTRVTYWEGAVKVKGTHKGRSVEGKGYLEMTGYDQRFRPKI
- a CDS encoding CoA-binding protein produces the protein MAASGSNPPPDFAIFFEPKSVAIIGSFRAGAFGGYVVIKSLLKAGYGGRIYPVNPAYKEVLGIKVSPSIREIPSKVDLALIMINARHVPGVIRECAESGIRAIVLVADGFAERDREGARLQEEVAGIAREWGVRIIGPNTAGIVNNHNGFNPSPYDAGYYGFKKGGVTIISQTGMINPQAYPYPDLRFGISKLCDFGNKCDLDECDLLEYLENDPTTEVISMYLETIRDGKRFLKICERVAAQKPILALKVGATREGARASASHTGSLAIDDKIFEAACRQSGILRLQAFNELFELPKIFASQPLPRGNRFGLVSYTGAIGVQAADEGAKYGLIMAGLSPETAGLFEDLFPGLGSMPVDIGPMIPSVKDFSTVYSGILQAVLKDENVDSLFNVLWADAGGHNKKAYLEAYEVLKASARKPVVTWIYGPDSAKVLDLKNRIEELGFPVFGEPERCIKALGLLFKYADRLQRK
- a CDS encoding CoA transferase encodes the protein MKKGALDGIKVVEISLFQQGPVAGMRLGDLGADVIKVEPLTGDPGRGFMKIIGAMAGLKGHNYYFEHGNRNKRAIAVDLKTGKGMEILLQLIDRADVFLNNMSIGAPAKMGIGPEVLLARNPRLIYAHASGWGRKGPEAEDLSFDYTGIARCGLMMACGEKGAPPTQILPGIGDEIGGLMCAWGVTAALYAREKTGLGQVVDTSLMGGLIGTLAFILAAPAIMGQEFPRQVRAQAGNPLYNHYRCRDDKWLAIAHLDPDRYWPKICKALDLEALQEDLRFKGIEARGRHAKELVALLDQRFETRTREEWMQRLKEEGCIFTPVQTPLEVTQDLQARANNYFIEVEHPEWGPLKMPGFPWDFSETPASWRRPAPRFGEHTDEILSSLGFSSDAIAGLRKEKIVG